ATACGCCTGCATACGTTCAGGCGGAATACTATGATTTAATTCATAGTCCTCTTTGACTTGTTTATAGACAGCCAGCCCAACTTCGGATAATTCATCTGGATGCTCGTCAAAGTAGCTTAACGCTTCTTGGATTTTCGGACCTACACTGCGTTCAAATGACATACCGGATAAATAGCCTACTGTTTCACCGCGAAATTCACTGCCTGCTTCCGGCATCCCTGTTTGGCTGTCCCATTCTAATAAACCTAATGCAGAGTTCAATAACTCGATTTCTTTTACTTCTTGTAGAAATTCTTGTTCCTTCATTTTTTCATCCACCTACTCTTCTCTTGGTTTTCTTGGCGGTCTTTCTCCCCAATACTGGAATAAATCTGTACGCAATGCGCCATTGTATAATTTACGTTTTTTTGTTGCTTTAGCACCGTAATACTGTTCAAAAGCTAGGTCACTAGTCAGAATATACTTGCTCCAAGTTTTTAACGGACGGAAGACTTCGCCCATTTCTTTATACAATTTACGAACAGATTCTTCTTCTCCTAAACGTTCTCCATATGGAGGATTAGCAACAATAACACCATATTCTTTGTCAGTTGAGAAATCTTTTAAAGCAACTTGTTTAAACGTGATAGAATCACCCAAACCGATTTCTTCAGCGTTTGCTCTTGCAATATCGATCATTTTCCCATTGATATCTGAACCTGTGATATCCAACTCGATATCATAATCTGCTTTTTCATCTGCTTCTGTACGAACCTTTTCGAATACAGCCGGATCAAACCAATTCCACGTTTCGCAAACAAATTCGCGATTAAATCCTGGAGCAATATTATGACCGATCAACGCTGCCTCGATACAGATCGTACCCGAACCACAAACCGGATCATAAAAAGGGCGATCTTTGCGCCAGTTCGTTAAAGTCACTAGCGCAGCTGCCATATTTTCTTTTAGAGGTGCGCCTCCTTTTTCAAGACGGTAACCACGCTTAAATAAGCTTGGACCTGTCGTATCAAGTGTTACGGTTACATGATCTTTCAACAGCGCTACTTCTAATTGGAAAAAAGCACCTGATTCAGCTAAAGGAACTGAAGCTGGACGATGATAGACTTCTCTTAAGCGATTAACGATCGCTTTTTTAGTGATCGCTTGACAGTCCGGTGTACTGTATAGCTTAGACTTGATTGATTTTCCCGCAACAGGAAACTCTGCATCCATCGGCAAATAATCTTCCCACGGCAAAGCCTTAACGTTTTCAAATAATTCGTCAAACGTAAATGCATCAAACTCACCTACGATAATTTTGATTCGGTCCGCTGTACGCAGCCATAAATTGGCTGTCGCGATCGTTTCCATCGTTCCTTCAAAAAGTGCTTTCCCATTCTCTACCTCACAAGGAATGCCTAAATCACGCAATTCTTTTCCTACTAGTGCTTCTAACCCACTTGCAGCTGTTGCTACAAGCTTGAATGTTTTTTCTTTTGTCATTATATCTCCTCTTGACGGTAGAACAAAAGCAGAAATAGCCTACGTTTTGTTCTCCTCATTTGTCAGAATTTCTATTATTTTTGCTTCCATCTTTAAAAAAAGCCTTCACAACAAAGTTGGAAGGTCATCCTGATTACATGTAATTTTCTGTAAGCCATGTTCTGTATCGATTGCTTCTCAGGGAAAAACAACCGATGGTCATCATCTATCTGCAGAAATCATTCTGCCTCTTCTACTCGTTCATTTCCTTTAGAAGAGCGCCCCTACCATTGTTTGGGTTGCTCGCTCGAGGGGTTTACCGCGTTCCACCAATTCCGTTTCCAAAATTGCTTCGTCACTGTGGCACTTTCAAGGGTACTTTGACATAGCCGAAACCTTAGTCATTTTTCCTGCCGTTACTCTAATACGTAAACCCTACCTAAGCAGCGTTTACGATTTCAAGTACCTTAGCTTATGATTTCGCTAAGCACGAACACTACAGACATCTCAGCCTGTGCGAGCATGGACTTTCCTCAGCCTGAAAAATCAGACCGCGATCACCCGAAAATCACACATGTATAAAATCAAGGTCAATTAAAATTGACGTGTTTCTGAATGATCGACATCACGCTCATAAGAATTCTGGAAATTACTTTCATATGAAGGAGTTTGTCCCATACCAGAAATTGGATTTGAAGCTGGTGTGTCATCTAATTTTTTTCCAAAAACTTCGCGTTCTAAGTTAGATAAACGTTTTAAAATATCAAAGTTTGTAACAGCAGCACTCTTAGGCATTTCTGGTGTACTACGTGAAGGCATTGCTTGTTGGACTTTAGATGCTTGATCTAATTTAGCTAATAAGCGGTTGTTCTCTTCTTGTAAAGTTAAGATTTCCTTATTATAAGCTTCATAGTCTTTGATTACATTATCTAAAAATTCATCTACTTCAACTGGATCGTACCCACGCATCTTCGTTTTAAATTCTTTTTGTAAAATATCTTTTGGACTGTATACTAAATTTGCCATACTTACACCTCATTATTTTCTTTGATTAGGATAAAAGTTCATAGTTCAACAGCATTATTGTATCGGAAAATCGTCAGAAAATCAAACAGATTCTCACCAATCCATCGAGTTTTGTAAATCGTCCATCGTAATTAGGCGAATTTCATAAGGATACTGCTCAGAAAAAAGAGTCGCATCTTTTAAGAAATACTCTGTTTTCCCAGGATATTCCCGGTCATAGATCAATAAACTGGCACCTGTATGCTCAAGTAAAAAACGTGTATGCATTTTTAACTGCGCGGGTGATTGATAGGGTTGGTGGCTGACCGAATCAACAAAATCTGCAAGACGTTCGATTTTTTCCAAATTCGCTTGATTTTTTTCATTCCAATTACTGCCAAATTCTTTAAATGGATAAATAACTCCCAGCTTCAATTCTGGGTAATCATTTTTCAATTCAGCCACAACTTCTGCTGCCCAAATTTCTGTTCCAAGGTTGCCTGAAACTAAAACCCACTCTAAACCAGCATCCAAAAACCCCATAATTTCTCTTTTTAAGACATTTTTAATAACTACAATTTTCGGGTCATTGTCTTGAAAAACCCCGATTTCAAAGCTTTTATATCCAGTCACATAAAGTGTTTTTACGTTTTCCATAGACATTCCTTTTCTTTCATAATGATTTTTTGTTATAATATTTGCTAGGAGTGTGATAGAAATGGCTTTTCATTATCCTAATGGTACTCCCTATAATAATCATGAAGCACCGAAATCAAAAAAACAAGTAAAAAAACAAAAATCGATTCAGTTTGGCAAACGCGGTATGGACTTTGAAGAAGAAATCAATAAAAGTAATGCATACTACCTTGCTCGCACTATTGCAGTCATTCATAAAAAACCGACACCTGTCCAAATCGTCAAAGTGGATTATCCTAGTCGAAGCGCTGCAGTCATCAAAGAAGCTTACTTTAGACAGGCCTCCACGACGGACTATAATGGTGTATATAATGGATACTATCTGGATTTTGAAGCGAAGGAAACAAAAAATAAGACCTCCTTTCCTTTTAAAAACTTTCACCAACACCAGATCGACCATATCAGGCAATGTTTGGCTCAAAAAGGAATTTGCTTTGTTCTCTTGTGGTTTTCATCTTTGAATAGATGTTTCTTTTTTAGTGGAGAGGCACTAGTGAATTATTGGTCGGAACAAGAAATCACTGGAAAAAAATCTCTATCTCTAGCAATGATCGAAAAAGAGGGAATTGAAATCCAAATTGGAATCGCGCCAAGAGTTCCTTATTTGGACGCAGTGGAACAATACATACAATCGAATAAAGGAGTTGCAATGAATGACAACTGATGAAATAGGATCACGCGCTGCAAGACATGGGCATTCACCTGCCCCGAACAGTGCGGGAAGCATTCCGCCTTCTGCTGGCGGAAAAAAGCCTAAGAAAAAAAGAATTCTGTTAAAAATTTTCTTAGGATTAGTCATACTAGGGATTCTCGGCTTACTTGCTGGTCTTGGCCTATTTTGGTCTTACGCAAAAGATGCCCCTAAATTGGATGACGAAAAATTAAGTGCCACTGTCTCTTCAAAACTTTACGATATCAATAATGAAGTGTTTGAAGAACTGGGTGCGGAAAAACGGGAAATGATCAAGCCGACAGATGTACCCCAATTGCTTAAGGACGCTGTGGTATCGGTTGAGGATAAGCGCTTCTATAAACACAGTGGTGTAGATCCCATTCGGATTTTAGGATCAGCTTTCTCAAACTTTAAAACGGGTGGTCTTCAAGGTGGTAGTACGTTGACACAACAGTTGATCAAGCTATCTTACTTTTCAACCTCTGAAAAAGATCAAAACTTAAAGAGAAAAGCTCAGGAAGCTTGGCTGGCGATCCAGTTGGAAAAAGAAAAATCAAAAGAGGAAATTTTGACGTATTATATCAATAAGGTCTATATGGCTAATGGTCTATACGGTATGGAGACTGCAGCACAAACTTATTATGGCAAAACCTTATCTGAGCTGTCGCTTCCTCAAACAGCCTTATTAGCAGGAATGCCGCAAGCACCAAACGACTATGATCCTTATGTAAAACCTGATATTGCGAAAGAACGACGTGATGTTGTTTTGTACACCATGAAAGAAAATGAAAAAATTACGCAAAAAGAATACGATGAAGCCAAAGCCACACCAATTGATGACGGATTGCAACCACTGAAACAGTCAAACGATAATCGTAAAATCGTAGATAACTATATTAAAGAAGTCATTGACGAAGTAGAAGCGATGGGCAAAAATATTTACACAGATGGGTTAGATATCTATACAAACCTTGACATGAATGCACAAAAACATCTCTACGATATCATCAATACGGATCAGTATGTTGACTATCCAGATGCCGACTTCCAAGTAACGTCTACTGTTATTGATGTAAAAACAGGGCAAGTCAAAGCGCAGATCGGTGGACGTAATATCCCAGATGACGTTCAATTGGGAACTAATTTTGCTAATGAAACCGATCGAGACGTGGGATCAACGATGAAACCAATTGCCGATTATGGTCCCGCAATTGAAAATCTGAATTACTCTACGGGTCGAATCTTGATGGATAAACCCACAACTTATGAAGGAACCAATATTCCTGTTACAAATGCAGACATGCAATATTACGGTGCCTTGACGATGCGTAAAGCGATCATGTATTCTCGTAATACGACTGCGATCCAAACCTTTGATGCGGTCGGCAGTGATAAGTCTGCTGAATTTCTAAAAGGTTTAGGTATTGAATTTAAAGATATCGTTGCTGCCAATGCAATTTCTAGTAACACAAGCGAACTTGGTGGAAATAAATATGGCGTCTCCTCTTTAAAATTAGCTGCAGCTTACGCAGCATTTGGAAATATGGGTGTCTATAATAAGCCTTACTATGTAAATAAGATCGTCTATCAAGACGGCTCTGAAGAGGTTACTCAAACAGAAAGCCACCGTGCGATGAAAGACTCTACAGCCTACATGATGACGGATATGCTGAAAGATGTTATCAACGGCGGAACGGCCTTTAACGCAGCTGTTCCAGGCCTTGTTCAAGCGGGTAAAACTGGGACGGCCAACTACACAGATGATGACCTTGTTAAGATGGGTGCTTCAGAGTCTTCTAGTATTGCACCTGACAGCACATTCGTAGGTTATACCCCTCATTATGCTGTGTCTGTTTGGACGGGTTACCGGAACCGTTTGACCCCTATTCCTTATGAATATTGGGGTACTGCTTCTTCTGTCTATCGTGAAATGATGACTTATCTTTCTGAAGGAGTAGCAACAGATGATTGGACGATGCCTGATAGTGTGATTCGCTCTGGCAGTGAGCTTTATGTTAAAGGTGCTTATGAGGAACAATTGCTGCCTTCTAACACAGGTTACACCTCTTCAACATCTTGGGAAGCTCCTGTAAGTTCTGAGCCAACCGCAAGCAGTTCAACTGCGGCATCGTCAGAAACACCTGTCTCACAATCGAGTGATGCGCCTGTTTCATCTACACAAGCACCTGAACCGTCTACACCATCGACGGAAGAACCACCGATTACTTCGACTGAAGTGCCGCCGGAGCAATCATCAACACCACCTGAACAAAATAATGCCGCTCGATCTGGCCGTTCCTCGTCAGGTTGATTGAATAAAAAAATGTCTGGGATGACTTGATAGTCACCCCAGACATTTTTTTATTGATTATTTAGCGCTGCTTCAACGAATCCTTTGATCAAGTGTTGTGGTCTATTTGGTCTAGAAATCAATTCTGGATGGAATTGACAGCCAACAAAGAATTTTTTGTCCGACAATTCAACGATTTCTACTAAACGATTATCTGGGGAAACTCCAGAAAAGACTAAGCCGTTTTCTTCAAATAGTTGACGGTATTTGTTGTTGAACTCATAGCGGTGACGATGACGTTCTTGAACAACTTCTTGTTCTTCATAGGCTTTAGCCGTTACGGTTCCTTTTTTGACTTTACATGGATATAAACCAAGACGTAGCGTTCCACCAAGATTTTCAACGTTTTCCTGATCTGCCATCAAGTCGATGATATTGTTTGTGATTTCAGGATTATTTTCTGCTGACCCTGCATCTTCTAAGTGGACAACATTACGGGCAAATTCGACACAAAGCATTTGCATTCCCAAACAGATTCCTAAAAACGGAACATCATTTTCACGAGCATAACGAATGGCTTCGATTTTACCTTCGACCCCGCGATCACCAAATCCGCCAGGAACTAGAATACCATCTGCATCTTTCAAGATCTCTTTAACATTTTCAGACGTTACTTCTTGTGAATCGATCCAATCGATCGCAATATCTGAATCAAAGGCAAAACCAGCATGTTTCAATGCTTCAACGACGGATAAGTACGCATCAGGCAGTTCAACATATTTCCCAACCAAGGCGATTCTTGTTGTTTTCTTCAATCCAAGTACTTTTTCTTCTAACACACGCCATTCTGTCATGTCTGCTTCCGGTACATCCAGCTTCAAATGATCACAGACAATCTGATCCATATTTTGCGCTTGAAGTGCTAATGGAATCGAATATAACGTCTCTACATCGCGTGATTCAATGACTGCTTCTGGTGCTACATCACAAAATTGTGCTAATTTATTTTTTGTTCCTTGAGAAACTGGTAATTCTGTACGAACCACTAAAATATTCGGTTGAATTCCTAAACTACGCAGTTCTTTGACGCTGTGCTGTGTTGGTTTTGTTTTCATTTCACCGGCAGCCTTTAAATAAGGAATCAAGGTCGTATGAATATACATGACATTATCGCTGCCCACTTCTGCTTTCATTTGACGTAAAGCTTCTAAAAATGGCAGTGATTCAATATCTCCGACTGTTCCGCCAACTTCAGTAATAATGATATCTGCATCTGTCAATGTTGCTGCACGCATGATCTTATCTTTGATCTCATTCGTGATATGCGGGATCACCTGAACCGTTGCCCCCAAATATTCACCTTTACGCTCTTTTCTTAACACTTCTGAATAAATTTTCCCTGTTGTCACATTTGAATATTTATTGAGATTGATATCAATAAAACGTTCATAGTGACCTAGATCCAAGTCTGTTTCGGCACCATCATCTGTGACAAAAACTTCTCCGTGTTGGTAAGGACTCATTGTTCCTGGATCCACATTGATGTATGGATCAAATTTTTGAATCGTTACTTTTAAGCCACGATTTTTTAGTAAACGTCCTAACGATGCTGCGACAATTCCCTTACCGATCGAAGAAACTACGCCGCCTGTAACAAAGATGTATTTCGTCATAATATAAAAAAACCCTTTCTCTAAATAGATTTGTAGAGAGAAGCGAACGTTTCCTTTGTTTCTTTACTTAAAAAAGTAAAAGCTCCCTATCCAAAATGAATAGGGAGCTGGAAATTCGTTACAAACTTCTGACCTTCTTAAAGGTGCCCAAGTAGTATAATACAAGCAAATTTGTTTGAGGTCAAGTGTTTCTGTTAGAACAGATATCAATTTTTAGTTCATACTTTTTTTATTTAGTGCCTACTCGCTGATGTATGCGTATTTATAGGTACAAGTCGCACCAAAATTATGATATTGGATTCCTTCAACACCCGGACGAACTAATTGCCCTCTGGCTTGCTGATATAAAGGAACTAAGGCAGCATCTTCCTCAACTAAAACTTTTTCAGCGGCAATCAAAGTTTCCCAACGTTTTTCTGGATCATTGGCATACTTGTTAGATGCATCATCGATCAGCTGATCATATTTTTCGCTGCGGTAGCTTGTTTTGTTTTTGCTGCTGACAGAACTTTCTAAGAAAGTCATAGGGTCTTGGTAATCTGGTCCCCACATGCTGACAGATAACTCATAATCACCTTTTTTCATTAATTCGATCGAGTTGTTCAATGGGACTGTTTTAACGTTGACTTTTAATCCCGGTAACGCATCTTCTAATTGCCCTTGGATAAACTCAGCAACTTTTTTGTCTCCGTCACCATCTTTAGATAATAACTCGATCGTCACATCGCCGTTCAATTCTTTTTTCGCTTTATCTAAATACTCATTTGCTAATTTTTCATCTGTTTTTACTAACTCACCTGCTTCTTTGCGGAAATCTTCTCCTGTTTCAGGATTAGAAACAAAATCTTTGGGAATGTATCCGTAAATCGCTGTTGATCCATCGGCTAAAATATTATCGACTAAGCTTTCTTTATCAAGAGCGTAAGAAATTGCTTTACGGACATTTTCATTAGCGAAAATCGATGGTTTGTCATTTCTCTTTTGATTCATTCTAAGTGAATAGACTTTTGAGCGCTGAATCGCTTCATAATCAGGATTGTCTTTGTTTTGTTTCGCAAAATCTCCCGTTAAAACAGCAACATCCAACTCTCCAGATTCATATAAATTGAATACTGTATTTGTTTCTTTCAAGACTTCAAAATGAATTTTTTCAGATTTGACCTTATCTGCATCGTAATATTCCGGATTTTGAACTAAATCCCACGACATAGATGATTGATCCCAATTTTCCATTAAGAACGGTCCGTTTGAAACAATATTTTCACTAGATGTCCCATAGGCTTTGCCCTTTTCAGTAACAAATTTTTCATTTTGCGGGAAGAACGGTGAAAAAGCCAATAATGAAGTGAAATACGGTACTGGTTTTTCCATTTGAATTTCAAGTGTATAATCATCAAGCGCTTTGACTCCTAATTCATCCGCTGATTTTTCTTCATTAACGATTTCAGTTCCATTCAAAATCGTTCCGTCCATCAAGAAAAAGTAGTTGGCTTGATTTTTCGGATCTGCCATTTTTTTCCATGCAAAGACAAAGTCTTTCGCTGTTACTTTATCTCCATTAGACCATTTCGCATCGTCTCTTAATTTGATCGTATAGGTTTTCCCATCTTCTGAGATTTCCGGTAATTCTTTAGCCACAGCCGGAATGATCTTATCTTTTTCATCCAACTGATACAACCCTTCAAAAACGTTTGATTGAGCGTTCACGCTTGGTTCATCCTGTGTAAATATTGTATCCATTGAGCCTATTTCTGATGCCTCCATCAAATTTAACACGCGTGTAGATTTTTGCTCGGTCCCATTCCCTTTTCCCGAATCATCTGTTGCTGATTTCCCTGCGTTCCCGCCGCAAGCAGCCAGCAACAATAATGTCGTCATTAAAGTCAGACTTTTTTTAACTCCTCTTTTCATACGTTCCACCTTTTCCTTCTTTTTTTATTTATTCACAAGTTCTTCCATTTTGATCAATTCTTGCTTTACGTCTAAATAAGCATATGGAAGCCCTTGATTCTCATATTCAAATTCGCCCCGTTGATTGTCGATCGGATCTGCTCTTAAAAACTGTTTCGACGGATT
This sequence is a window from Enterococcus wangshanyuanii. Protein-coding genes within it:
- a CDS encoding PBP1A family penicillin-binding protein, coding for MTTDEIGSRAARHGHSPAPNSAGSIPPSAGGKKPKKKRILLKIFLGLVILGILGLLAGLGLFWSYAKDAPKLDDEKLSATVSSKLYDINNEVFEELGAEKREMIKPTDVPQLLKDAVVSVEDKRFYKHSGVDPIRILGSAFSNFKTGGLQGGSTLTQQLIKLSYFSTSEKDQNLKRKAQEAWLAIQLEKEKSKEEILTYYINKVYMANGLYGMETAAQTYYGKTLSELSLPQTALLAGMPQAPNDYDPYVKPDIAKERRDVVLYTMKENEKITQKEYDEAKATPIDDGLQPLKQSNDNRKIVDNYIKEVIDEVEAMGKNIYTDGLDIYTNLDMNAQKHLYDIINTDQYVDYPDADFQVTSTVIDVKTGQVKAQIGGRNIPDDVQLGTNFANETDRDVGSTMKPIADYGPAIENLNYSTGRILMDKPTTYEGTNIPVTNADMQYYGALTMRKAIMYSRNTTAIQTFDAVGSDKSAEFLKGLGIEFKDIVAANAISSNTSELGGNKYGVSSLKLAAAYAAFGNMGVYNKPYYVNKIVYQDGSEEVTQTESHRAMKDSTAYMMTDMLKDVINGGTAFNAAVPGLVQAGKTGTANYTDDDLVKMGASESSSIAPDSTFVGYTPHYAVSVWTGYRNRLTPIPYEYWGTASSVYREMMTYLSEGVATDDWTMPDSVIRSGSELYVKGAYEEQLLPSNTGYTSSTSWEAPVSSEPTASSSTAASSETPVSQSSDAPVSSTQAPEPSTPSTEEPPITSTEVPPEQSSTPPEQNNAARSGRSSSG
- a CDS encoding peptide ABC transporter substrate-binding protein, whose protein sequence is MKRGVKKSLTLMTTLLLLAACGGNAGKSATDDSGKGNGTEQKSTRVLNLMEASEIGSMDTIFTQDEPSVNAQSNVFEGLYQLDEKDKIIPAVAKELPEISEDGKTYTIKLRDDAKWSNGDKVTAKDFVFAWKKMADPKNQANYFFLMDGTILNGTEIVNEEKSADELGVKALDDYTLEIQMEKPVPYFTSLLAFSPFFPQNEKFVTEKGKAYGTSSENIVSNGPFLMENWDQSSMSWDLVQNPEYYDADKVKSEKIHFEVLKETNTVFNLYESGELDVAVLTGDFAKQNKDNPDYEAIQRSKVYSLRMNQKRNDKPSIFANENVRKAISYALDKESLVDNILADGSTAIYGYIPKDFVSNPETGEDFRKEAGELVKTDEKLANEYLDKAKKELNGDVTIELLSKDGDGDKKVAEFIQGQLEDALPGLKVNVKTVPLNNSIELMKKGDYELSVSMWGPDYQDPMTFLESSVSSKNKTSYRSEKYDQLIDDASNKYANDPEKRWETLIAAEKVLVEEDAALVPLYQQARGQLVRPGVEGIQYHNFGATCTYKYAYISE
- a CDS encoding DUF1273 domain-containing protein — encoded protein: MENVKTLYVTGYKSFEIGVFQDNDPKIVVIKNVLKREIMGFLDAGLEWVLVSGNLGTEIWAAEVVAELKNDYPELKLGVIYPFKEFGSNWNEKNQANLEKIERLADFVDSVSHQPYQSPAQLKMHTRFLLEHTGASLLIYDREYPGKTEYFLKDATLFSEQYPYEIRLITMDDLQNSMDW
- a CDS encoding THUMP domain-containing class I SAM-dependent RNA methyltransferase, producing MTKEKTFKLVATAASGLEALVGKELRDLGIPCEVENGKALFEGTMETIATANLWLRTADRIKIIVGEFDAFTFDELFENVKALPWEDYLPMDAEFPVAGKSIKSKLYSTPDCQAITKKAIVNRLREVYHRPASVPLAESGAFFQLEVALLKDHVTVTLDTTGPSLFKRGYRLEKGGAPLKENMAAALVTLTNWRKDRPFYDPVCGSGTICIEAALIGHNIAPGFNREFVCETWNWFDPAVFEKVRTEADEKADYDIELDITGSDINGKMIDIARANAEEIGLGDSITFKQVALKDFSTDKEYGVIVANPPYGERLGEEESVRKLYKEMGEVFRPLKTWSKYILTSDLAFEQYYGAKATKKRKLYNGALRTDLFQYWGERPPRKPREE
- the recU gene encoding Holliday junction resolvase RecU, with translation MAFHYPNGTPYNNHEAPKSKKQVKKQKSIQFGKRGMDFEEEINKSNAYYLARTIAVIHKKPTPVQIVKVDYPSRSAAVIKEAYFRQASTTDYNGVYNGYYLDFEAKETKNKTSFPFKNFHQHQIDHIRQCLAQKGICFVLLWFSSLNRCFFFSGEALVNYWSEQEITGKKSLSLAMIEKEGIEIQIGIAPRVPYLDAVEQYIQSNKGVAMNDN
- the gpsB gene encoding cell division regulator GpsB, with the translated sequence MANLVYSPKDILQKEFKTKMRGYDPVEVDEFLDNVIKDYEAYNKEILTLQEENNRLLAKLDQASKVQQAMPSRSTPEMPKSAAVTNFDILKRLSNLEREVFGKKLDDTPASNPISGMGQTPSYESNFQNSYERDVDHSETRQF
- a CDS encoding CTP synthase; translation: MTKYIFVTGGVVSSIGKGIVAASLGRLLKNRGLKVTIQKFDPYINVDPGTMSPYQHGEVFVTDDGAETDLDLGHYERFIDINLNKYSNVTTGKIYSEVLRKERKGEYLGATVQVIPHITNEIKDKIMRAATLTDADIIITEVGGTVGDIESLPFLEALRQMKAEVGSDNVMYIHTTLIPYLKAAGEMKTKPTQHSVKELRSLGIQPNILVVRTELPVSQGTKNKLAQFCDVAPEAVIESRDVETLYSIPLALQAQNMDQIVCDHLKLDVPEADMTEWRVLEEKVLGLKKTTRIALVGKYVELPDAYLSVVEALKHAGFAFDSDIAIDWIDSQEVTSENVKEILKDADGILVPGGFGDRGVEGKIEAIRYARENDVPFLGICLGMQMLCVEFARNVVHLEDAGSAENNPEITNNIIDLMADQENVENLGGTLRLGLYPCKVKKGTVTAKAYEEQEVVQERHRHRYEFNNKYRQLFEENGLVFSGVSPDNRLVEIVELSDKKFFVGCQFHPELISRPNRPQHLIKGFVEAALNNQ